From a region of the Helianthus annuus cultivar XRQ/B chromosome 5, HanXRQr2.0-SUNRISE, whole genome shotgun sequence genome:
- the LOC110941261 gene encoding pyruvate dehydrogenase (acetyl-transferring) kinase, mitochondrial produces the protein MATKKLCDSFSKTLIDEVHKWGSMKQMGVSLRCMLDFGSVQSERNMILAAQFLHRELPVRIARRAIELESLPYGLSEKPAVVKVRDWYLDSFRDLRSFPEIKNANDEREFTRMIKMIKVRHNNVVPAMALGVQQLKKSLDPKLDYEDLDEIHQFLDRFYMSRIGIRMLIGQHVAVHDPNQPPNCIGYIHAKMSPIQVAKDASEDARSVCLREYGSAPNVNIYGDPSFTFPYVPAHLHMMVFELVKNSLRAVQERYMESDKPAPPICIMVADGEEDVTIKVSDEGGGIARSGLPRIFTYLYSTANDPVYERLDVGSADVVTMAGYGYGLPICRLYARYFGGDLQIISMEGYGTDAYLHLSRLGDSQEPLP, from the exons ATGGCCACCAAGAAGCTCTGCGACAGCTTCTCCAAGACCCTAATCGATGAGGTCCACAAATGGGGCTCCATGAAACAAATGGGTGTCAGTTTACGCTGCATGTTGGATTTTGGGTCCGTACAATCGGAACGTAATATGATCTTAGCGGCTCAATTTCTTCACAGAGAACTCCCTGTTCGGATCGCTAGACGTGCAATTGAACTCGAATCGCTTCCGTATGGGTTGTCTGAAAAGCCTGCTGTTGTTAAA GTGAGGGATTGGTATCTGGATTCTTTTCGTGATCTGAGATCGTTTCCGGAGATCAAGAATGCAAACGATGAGAGGGAGTTCACGCGGATGATTAAGATGATTAAGGTGAGGCATAACAATGTTGTCCCTGCGATGGCTCTAGGAGTTCAACAGTTGAAGAAAAGTCTTGATCCGAAGCTGGATTACGAGGATCTTGATGAAATTCATCAGTTTTTAGATCGGTTTTATATGTCGAGGATCGGAATTCGAATGCTAATCG GTCAACACGTGGCGGTTCATGATCCCAACCAGCCACCGAACTGTATTGGTTACATACACGCAAAAATGTCTCCAATTCAGGTAGCTAAAGATGCGAGTGAAGATGCGCGCTCTGTTTGTTTACGAGAGTATGGCAGTGCACCAAACGTTAATATCTATGGTGATCCTAGTTTCACATTCCCGTATGTCCCGGCGCACTTGCATATGATGGTGTTTGAGTTGGTTAAAAATTCGTTGCGTGCAGTCCAAGAGCGGTATATGGAGTCAGACAAACCAGCACCGCCTATATGCATAATGGTGGCTGATGGGGAAGAAGATGTTACAATCAAG GTCTCAGATGAAGGTGGTGGAATAGCAAGAAGTGGTCTTCCTCGGATTTTTACATATCTTTACAGTACCGCTAATGATCCAGTTTACGAGAGGTTAGATGTTGGATCAGCAGATGTGGTAACAATGGCGGGTTATGGATACGGGCTGCCCATCTGCCGCTTGTATGCTCGGTATTTTGGAGGGGATCTACAAATCATCTCCATGGAAGGCTATG GAACAGATGCATATCTTCATTTGTCGCGTTTGGGAGATTCACAAGAACCGTTGCCTTGA
- the LOC110941260 gene encoding 50S ribosomal protein L3-2, mitochondrial yields MAAVSRGLISYLRNLSINPNRTISASISTHFLRTFTSDALIDEGESGRIIKAEPRVMTPNSKRTGVIAVKCGMTALWDKWGARVPITVLWCDENIVSQVKTPEKEGITALQIGCGHKKEKHLTKPEVGHFRAQGVPLKRKLREFPVTEDALLPLGTQISVRHFVPGQYVDVTGITKGKGFQGVMKRHNFKGGPASHGASLSHRSPGSTGQRDAPGKVFKGKKMPGRMGGKQRTVKNVWVYKIEPARNLLWVRGQVPGNEGDFVFIKDAWYKKPDISTLPFPTYFSTEDEDESSLEPLVADLGETDPFMAAD; encoded by the exons ATGGCCGCCGTATCACGAGGTCTCATCTCCTACCTCCGTAACCTCTCAATAAACCCTAATCGCACCATTTCAGCATCCATATCCACTCACTTTCTGAGAACCTTCACTTCAGATGCGTTGATCGATGAAGGAGAAAGCGGTCGAATCATTAAAGCTGAACCGAGAGTTATGACGCCGAATTCGAAAAGAACCGGAGTTATTGCTGTGAAATGTGGAATGACTGCACTTTGGGATAAATGGGGAGCTAGGGTTCCGATTACGGTGCTTTGGTGTGATGAGAATATTGTTTCTCAAGTTAAAACGCCTGAGAAGGAAGGGATTACTGCTTTACAG ATCGGTTGTGGGCATAAAAAGGAGAAACACTTAACAAAACCAGAAGTGGGACACTTTAGAGCACAGGGTGTTCCATTGAAGAGGAAGTTGAGAGAGTTTCCTGTGACCGAGGACGCGTTACTTCCACTTGGCACTCAGATTAGCGTTCGTCATTTCGTTCCTGGCCAGTACGTTGATGTTACCGGAATCACAAAAGGAAAAGGTTTTCAG GGTGTGATGAAAAGACATAATTTTAAAGGAGGGCCCGCATCTCACGGAGCATCTTTGTCCCATCGAAGTCCTGGTTCCACGGGTCAGAGAGATGCTCCCGGTAAG GTATTCAAAGGTAAAAAGATGCCTGGTCGTATGGGTGGGAAGCAGAGAACGGTAAAAAACGTGTGGGTATACAAGATAGAACCTGCAAGGAACTTGTTGTGGGTCAGAGGCCAA GTACCGGGGAACGAGGGGGATTTTGTTTTCATAAAAGATGCATGGTACAAGAAACCTGATATATCAACACTTCCGTTCCCGACATACTTTTCAACAGAAGATGAGGATGAGAGCAGTTTGGAACCACTGGTTGCGGATCTTGGGGAAACGGATCCGTTCATGGCTGCAGATTAA